A window of Leptospira licerasiae serovar Varillal str. VAR 010 contains these coding sequences:
- a CDS encoding transporter — protein sequence MKHYIILFLLLLHISFQSLLPVEPENSKTVIEEDPHAQHRKATSQEQSHSHGTRADEIAPAGLMFPHVHKKDSWLLDFRYMGMNMSGLLNGSKSMGTYEALWFPQFDPSVSMPTGSLLTGGPSIPQTSVNGYRYMSVPKTMLMESYMTSAMYGLSDDTMVMFMVPVLRNQMMMETSNFDSSQMKSAGVGDISFSAAHRVFQRNNNEFFLNFGISLPTGSIDQRDWMPMMGDQKVPYNMQLGTGTINYLPGIAYSGKSDRFSWGLGANANLRSSKNENQYRFGNIYDINSWIAYSIFSWTSISIRVQASYWENIKGRDGSLDPKMDPQNDPNRQGGNRTDLLLGMNFLVVERIRFGFETGKPFHQHLNGPQLAMQTLFNTFLRFDLN from the coding sequence ATGAAACATTATATTATTCTTTTCCTTCTTCTTCTGCATATTTCTTTCCAAAGCCTCTTACCTGTAGAACCGGAAAATTCCAAAACGGTCATCGAAGAAGATCCTCATGCGCAACATCGTAAGGCAACCTCACAAGAACAGTCCCACAGCCACGGAACCAGAGCGGACGAAATCGCACCTGCAGGATTAATGTTTCCGCATGTTCACAAGAAAGATTCCTGGTTATTAGATTTCCGTTATATGGGAATGAACATGTCAGGTTTATTGAATGGAAGTAAATCGATGGGAACTTATGAGGCTCTTTGGTTTCCACAATTCGACCCTAGCGTATCCATGCCAACGGGAAGTTTGTTAACCGGAGGACCGAGCATTCCCCAAACCTCCGTCAACGGTTATCGATATATGTCCGTTCCCAAGACTATGCTCATGGAAAGTTACATGACAAGTGCAATGTACGGGCTGTCAGATGATACGATGGTAATGTTTATGGTGCCGGTCTTACGAAACCAAATGATGATGGAGACAAGTAATTTTGACTCCTCCCAAATGAAATCGGCAGGTGTCGGAGATATTTCCTTTTCAGCAGCACATCGTGTTTTCCAACGAAACAACAATGAGTTTTTCTTAAACTTTGGAATCTCCCTACCTACAGGATCAATCGATCAAAGAGATTGGATGCCGATGATGGGAGATCAAAAAGTTCCCTACAATATGCAGCTTGGGACAGGAACAATCAATTACTTACCCGGAATCGCGTATTCAGGGAAGTCTGATCGATTTTCCTGGGGTCTTGGAGCTAATGCAAATCTACGCAGTTCAAAAAACGAGAACCAATATCGTTTTGGAAATATCTATGATATTAATTCTTGGATCGCCTACTCTATCTTTTCTTGGACGAGTATTTCAATTCGAGTTCAAGCTAGCTATTGGGAGAATATAAAAGGAAGAGACGGCTCCCTGGATCCGAAAATGGATCCACAGAATGATCCGAATCGGCAGGGAGGAAACAGAACGGACTTACTTCTCGGTATGAATTTTCTTGTAGTCGAACGGATTCGATTCGGATTCGAAACTGGAAAACCTTTCCATCAGCATTTGAATGGGCCTCAATTGGCCATGCAAACTCTTTTCAATACCTTCCTTCGGTTTGATCTGAATTGA
- a CDS encoding Mov34/MPN/PAD-1 family protein: MLIKISTDTKDSIFKEVIKNKKIETGGIILGNYSIRGRIAYVEKSLGPTRDSVHRPSSFVRGVAGIAEALEEGFQKNLFYIGEWHFHPSHINKPSISDINSMKRIALSEKYSCPMPILIIASLINDSDSIGLAYYVFDKNGIIEGNGYE, encoded by the coding sequence ATGTTAATAAAGATATCGACGGATACTAAAGATTCTATTTTTAAAGAAGTGATAAAGAATAAAAAAATAGAAACGGGTGGAATTATTTTGGGAAATTATTCAATAAGAGGACGAATTGCATATGTAGAAAAATCTCTTGGTCCAACCCGAGATTCTGTGCATCGACCGAGTAGTTTTGTTCGCGGAGTAGCTGGTATTGCCGAAGCTTTGGAAGAGGGCTTTCAAAAGAATTTATTTTATATCGGTGAATGGCATTTTCATCCTTCTCATATTAATAAGCCAAGTATTTCTGATATTAATTCAATGAAGCGGATCGCATTAAGTGAAAAATACTCATGTCCAATGCCAATATTAATTATAGCATCCCTAATAAATGATTCCGATTCCATTGGTTTGGCATATTATGTTTTTGATAAAAACGGTATAATTGAAGGCAACGGATATGAATGA